A single region of the Brassica rapa cultivar Chiifu-401-42 chromosome A03, CAAS_Brap_v3.01, whole genome shotgun sequence genome encodes:
- the LOC103862039 gene encoding U-box domain-containing protein 35 isoform X2 produces MARNRKDKDGGFGTDGLVAVAIDKDKSSQNALKWAVDNLLQKGQTILLVHVKPRASSVSTNPSTNPNSSKTSQANGDSSVVTVEPDGSYKQLFLPFRCLCSRKEIQCKDVLLEDSDVGKALVEYANQVIIEVLVVGASSKGGFLRFNKPTDIPVIITKNAPDFCTVYVITKGKLSTKRAASRAAPSVSPLLIEIQQNSSRPQYPRLPSPATTNTRAERQSFESQRRSLDDQSESSRPPFTRRGLNGRSSYGDLSIPDPDISLFSSGRPSTDRHSLSLFDNSDQNRTPPPRLSNFSDIDNGSFESMNYGQGSMDISSPPASSRDSFENERFSSAEPGGEDVEAEMRRLKLELKQTMEMYSSACKEALTSKRKATELQRWKLEEERKYEEAKQAEEAALAIAEKEKAKSKAALEAAEAAQRIAEMESKKRISAEMKALKETEEKKKAVDALANADVRYRKYSIEEIEDATEYFDEKYKIGEGGYGPVYKCYLDQTPVAVKALHTDAAQGRSQFKQEVEVLSCMRHPHMVLLLGACPEGGCLVYEFMSNGSLEDRLFQQGDSPPLSWQTRFRIAAEIGTVLLYLHQTKPEPLVHRDLKPANILLDRNFVSKVADVGLARLVPPSVANTVTQYRMTSTAGTFCYIDPEYQQTGMLGVKSDIYSLGIMYLQMITGKPPMGLTRYIESALEKGNLKDVLDPSVSDWPVEDTTEFAKLALKCAEIRRKDRPDLSKIILPELNRLRALAEESSRSAVVINSPGPSPTVSQTSSPKLNR; encoded by the exons ATGGCAAGGAACAGGAAGGATAAAGATGGAGGATTCGGCACGGATGGTTTGGTTGCTGTGGCGATAGACAAAGACAAGAGCAGCCAAAATGCTCTGAAATGGGCTGTTGATAATTTATTACAGAAAGGCCAAACCATCCTTCTCGTCCATGTCAAGCCTCGTGCTTCCTCCGTCTCAACAAACCCTTCTACTAACCCAAACTCTTCTA AGACAAGCCAAGCAAATGGTGATTCTTCAGTGGTGACTGTAGAACCAGACGGCTCTTACAAGCAGTTGTTCCTTCCCTTTCGTTGCCTTTGTTCACGCAAAGAA ATACAATGCAAAGATGTGTTGTTGGAGGATTCAGATGTGGGGAAAGCTTTAGTTGAATATGCAAATCAGGTTATTATTGAGGTATTGGTGGTTGGTGCTTCCTCAAAAGGAGGCTTTCTCAG GTTCAACAAACCTACAGACATTCCAGTAATCATTACAAAGAATGCACCTGATTTCTGCACTGTTTATGTCATAACCAAAGGAAAGCTTTCAACAAAGAGAGCAGCCTCTCGTGCTGCGCCTTCTGTTTCTCCACTGCTCATCGAGATTCAACAGAATAGCTCAAGGCCACAATATCCACGTTTGCCTTCTCCTGCAACTACTAACACAAGAG CTGAGAGACAATCATTTGAGTCTCAGCGCAGGTCCCTTGACGATCAATCTGAGTCCTCCAG GCCACCCTTCACTAGAAGAGGCCTGAACGGGAGATCATCATACGGAGATCTATCGATTCCAGATCCTGACATATCCTTGTTCAGCTCCGGAAGACCAAGTACTGACCGTCACTCCCTTTCCTTGTTTGACAATTCTGACCAAAACAGGACTCCTCCTCCAAGGCTATCAAATTTCTCCGACATTGACAATGGTAGCTTCGAGTCGATGAACTACGGACAGGGGTCAATGGATATAAGCTCACCACCTGCTTCCTCAAGAGACTCATTTGAGAATGAAAGGTTTTCATCTGCTGAACCAGGAGGG GAGGATGTGGAGGCTGAGATGAGGAGGCTTAAGCTGGAGTTGAAACAAACGATGGAAATGTACAGTTCAGCTTGCAAGGAAGCGCTCACATCAAAACGGAAG GCAACGGAGCTTCAACGCTGGAAGTTAGAAGAAGAGCGGAAATACGAAGAGGCAAAGCAAGCAGAGGAAGCTGCGTTAGCCATTGCAGAGAAGGAGAAAGCAAAATCCAAAGCAGCACTGGAAGCAGCTGAAGCAGCTCAAAGGATTGCTGAAATGGAGTCCAAAAAGAGAATCAGTGCAGAGATGAAAGCTCTCAAGGAGACTGAGGAGAAAAAAAAAGCCGTGGATGCTTTAGCGAACGCAGATGTCAGATACAGGAAGTATTCCATCGAGGAGATTGAGGATGCAACAGAGTACTTTGATGAGAAGTACAAGATAGGCGAAGGAGGTTATGGACCTGTCTACAAGTGTTATCTGGATCAGACACCTGTGGCTGTGAAAGCTTTGCATACAGATGCAGCTCAAGGCAGGTCACAGTTTAAGCAAGAG GTTGAAGTGTTAAGCTGCATGAGGCACCCTCATATGGTTCTTCTGCTTGGAGCCTGCCCAGAAGGTGGGTGCTTAGTGTATGAGTTCATGTCCAATGGGAGCTTAGAAGACCGTCTTTTCCAACAAGGAGACAGCCCACCTCTCTCTTGGCAGACGAGGTTCAGAATCGCTGCAGAGATAGGCACTGTACTGTTGTACCTCCACCAGACTAAACCAGAACCACTGGTTCACCGTGATCTCAAACCGGCAAACATCTTGCTAGACCGAAACTTTGTCAGCAAGGTTGCTGATGTTGGCCTGGCCAGGCTGGTCCCTCCATCGGTTGCAAACACTGTGACGCAATACCGCATGACATCAACTGCTGGCACGTTTTGCTACATCGATCCAGAGTATCAGCAGACAGGTATGCTGGGCGTGAAATCTGACATTTATTCACTCGGCATTATGTATCTGCAGATGATAACAGGGAAGCCACCAATGGGTCTAACTCGTTACATTGAGAGTGCCCTCGAGAAGGGGAATTTGAAAGATGTGCTTGATCCATCTGTCTCTGATTGGCCTGTTGAAGATACCACAGAGTTTGCCAAGTTGGCGCTCAAGTGTGCAGAGATAAGGAGGAAAGACAGACCTGATCTTTCCAAAATTATCTTGCCAGAGCTCAATAGATTAAGAGCACTTGCTGAAGAATCAAGTCGGTCTGCAGTAGTCATCAACAGCCCCGGACCAAGCCCCACCGTTAGTCAAACTTCTTCCCCCAAGTT GAACAGATGA
- the LOC103862039 gene encoding U-box domain-containing protein 35 isoform X1 — protein MARNRKDKDGGFGTDGLVAVAIDKDKSSQNALKWAVDNLLQKGQTILLVHVKPRASSVSTNPSTNPNSSKTSQANGDSSVVTVEPDGSYKQLFLPFRCLCSRKEIQCKDVLLEDSDVGKALVEYANQVIIEVLVVGASSKGGFLRFNKPTDIPVIITKNAPDFCTVYVITKGKLSTKRAASRAAPSVSPLLIEIQQNSSRPQYPRLPSPATTNTRAAERQSFESQRRSLDDQSESSRPPFTRRGLNGRSSYGDLSIPDPDISLFSSGRPSTDRHSLSLFDNSDQNRTPPPRLSNFSDIDNGSFESMNYGQGSMDISSPPASSRDSFENERFSSAEPGGEDVEAEMRRLKLELKQTMEMYSSACKEALTSKRKATELQRWKLEEERKYEEAKQAEEAALAIAEKEKAKSKAALEAAEAAQRIAEMESKKRISAEMKALKETEEKKKAVDALANADVRYRKYSIEEIEDATEYFDEKYKIGEGGYGPVYKCYLDQTPVAVKALHTDAAQGRSQFKQEVEVLSCMRHPHMVLLLGACPEGGCLVYEFMSNGSLEDRLFQQGDSPPLSWQTRFRIAAEIGTVLLYLHQTKPEPLVHRDLKPANILLDRNFVSKVADVGLARLVPPSVANTVTQYRMTSTAGTFCYIDPEYQQTGMLGVKSDIYSLGIMYLQMITGKPPMGLTRYIESALEKGNLKDVLDPSVSDWPVEDTTEFAKLALKCAEIRRKDRPDLSKIILPELNRLRALAEESSRSAVVINSPGPSPTVSQTSSPKLNR, from the exons ATGGCAAGGAACAGGAAGGATAAAGATGGAGGATTCGGCACGGATGGTTTGGTTGCTGTGGCGATAGACAAAGACAAGAGCAGCCAAAATGCTCTGAAATGGGCTGTTGATAATTTATTACAGAAAGGCCAAACCATCCTTCTCGTCCATGTCAAGCCTCGTGCTTCCTCCGTCTCAACAAACCCTTCTACTAACCCAAACTCTTCTA AGACAAGCCAAGCAAATGGTGATTCTTCAGTGGTGACTGTAGAACCAGACGGCTCTTACAAGCAGTTGTTCCTTCCCTTTCGTTGCCTTTGTTCACGCAAAGAA ATACAATGCAAAGATGTGTTGTTGGAGGATTCAGATGTGGGGAAAGCTTTAGTTGAATATGCAAATCAGGTTATTATTGAGGTATTGGTGGTTGGTGCTTCCTCAAAAGGAGGCTTTCTCAG GTTCAACAAACCTACAGACATTCCAGTAATCATTACAAAGAATGCACCTGATTTCTGCACTGTTTATGTCATAACCAAAGGAAAGCTTTCAACAAAGAGAGCAGCCTCTCGTGCTGCGCCTTCTGTTTCTCCACTGCTCATCGAGATTCAACAGAATAGCTCAAGGCCACAATATCCACGTTTGCCTTCTCCTGCAACTACTAACACAAGAG CAGCTGAGAGACAATCATTTGAGTCTCAGCGCAGGTCCCTTGACGATCAATCTGAGTCCTCCAG GCCACCCTTCACTAGAAGAGGCCTGAACGGGAGATCATCATACGGAGATCTATCGATTCCAGATCCTGACATATCCTTGTTCAGCTCCGGAAGACCAAGTACTGACCGTCACTCCCTTTCCTTGTTTGACAATTCTGACCAAAACAGGACTCCTCCTCCAAGGCTATCAAATTTCTCCGACATTGACAATGGTAGCTTCGAGTCGATGAACTACGGACAGGGGTCAATGGATATAAGCTCACCACCTGCTTCCTCAAGAGACTCATTTGAGAATGAAAGGTTTTCATCTGCTGAACCAGGAGGG GAGGATGTGGAGGCTGAGATGAGGAGGCTTAAGCTGGAGTTGAAACAAACGATGGAAATGTACAGTTCAGCTTGCAAGGAAGCGCTCACATCAAAACGGAAG GCAACGGAGCTTCAACGCTGGAAGTTAGAAGAAGAGCGGAAATACGAAGAGGCAAAGCAAGCAGAGGAAGCTGCGTTAGCCATTGCAGAGAAGGAGAAAGCAAAATCCAAAGCAGCACTGGAAGCAGCTGAAGCAGCTCAAAGGATTGCTGAAATGGAGTCCAAAAAGAGAATCAGTGCAGAGATGAAAGCTCTCAAGGAGACTGAGGAGAAAAAAAAAGCCGTGGATGCTTTAGCGAACGCAGATGTCAGATACAGGAAGTATTCCATCGAGGAGATTGAGGATGCAACAGAGTACTTTGATGAGAAGTACAAGATAGGCGAAGGAGGTTATGGACCTGTCTACAAGTGTTATCTGGATCAGACACCTGTGGCTGTGAAAGCTTTGCATACAGATGCAGCTCAAGGCAGGTCACAGTTTAAGCAAGAG GTTGAAGTGTTAAGCTGCATGAGGCACCCTCATATGGTTCTTCTGCTTGGAGCCTGCCCAGAAGGTGGGTGCTTAGTGTATGAGTTCATGTCCAATGGGAGCTTAGAAGACCGTCTTTTCCAACAAGGAGACAGCCCACCTCTCTCTTGGCAGACGAGGTTCAGAATCGCTGCAGAGATAGGCACTGTACTGTTGTACCTCCACCAGACTAAACCAGAACCACTGGTTCACCGTGATCTCAAACCGGCAAACATCTTGCTAGACCGAAACTTTGTCAGCAAGGTTGCTGATGTTGGCCTGGCCAGGCTGGTCCCTCCATCGGTTGCAAACACTGTGACGCAATACCGCATGACATCAACTGCTGGCACGTTTTGCTACATCGATCCAGAGTATCAGCAGACAGGTATGCTGGGCGTGAAATCTGACATTTATTCACTCGGCATTATGTATCTGCAGATGATAACAGGGAAGCCACCAATGGGTCTAACTCGTTACATTGAGAGTGCCCTCGAGAAGGGGAATTTGAAAGATGTGCTTGATCCATCTGTCTCTGATTGGCCTGTTGAAGATACCACAGAGTTTGCCAAGTTGGCGCTCAAGTGTGCAGAGATAAGGAGGAAAGACAGACCTGATCTTTCCAAAATTATCTTGCCAGAGCTCAATAGATTAAGAGCACTTGCTGAAGAATCAAGTCGGTCTGCAGTAGTCATCAACAGCCCCGGACCAAGCCCCACCGTTAGTCAAACTTCTTCCCCCAAGTT GAACAGATGA